In the genome of Meles meles chromosome 4, mMelMel3.1 paternal haplotype, whole genome shotgun sequence, one region contains:
- the LOC123940332 gene encoding 40S ribosomal protein SA-like → MKEEDVIECLAAGTNLHGTSFDIQMEQYIYKRKTDGIYIINLRRTWEKLLLAALAIVAMENRADVNVISCRNTDQGAVLKFAAAIGATPIAGCFTPGSFANQIQAVFRETSGGYRPPASHRGSYVNLPAITLCNTDSPWHYVHIAIPCNNKGPHSVGLM, encoded by the coding sequence ATGAAGGAGGAGGATGTCATTGAATGCCTTGCAGCAGGAACCAACTTACATGGCACCAGCTTTGACATCCAGATGGAACAGTACATCTACAAGAGGAAAACTGATGGCATCTACATCATAAATCTGAGGAGGACCTGGGAGAAGCTTCTGCTGGCAGCTCTCGCCATTGTTGCTATGGAAAACCGAGCTGATGTCAATGTCATATCATGCAGGAATACTGACCAGGGAGCTGTGCTGAAGTTTGCTGCTGCTATAGGAGCCACTCCTATTGCTGGCTGCTTCACTCCTGGAAGCTTTGCTAACCAGATCCAGGCAGTCTTCCGGGAGACTTCTGGTGGTTACAGACCACCAGCTTCTCACAGGGGTTCTTATGTTAACCTGCCTGCCATCACTCTGTGTAACACAGACTCTCCTTGGCACTATGTGCACATTGCCATCCCTTGCAACAATAAGGGACCTCACTCAGTGGGTCTGATGTGA